From one Planococcus citri chromosome 3, ihPlaCitr1.1, whole genome shotgun sequence genomic stretch:
- the LOC135840746 gene encoding 28 kDa heat- and acid-stable phosphoprotein-like yields the protein MPRSKFTNHKGRNRRFTNPEELERERKKEEKKSWRAQNRDLPPSESEESEEENEEGSGDESDTSESEEEGGKAKGVGGLINIENPNRVQKKVKKVTAITENDNPQLSRREREELERQRAAQHYQKLHAEGKTEEARSDLARLAIIKQQREEAAKKREQEKKEKEMAKQSKTAQVHKAIGKQ from the exons ATGCCCAGAT CCAAGTTTACGAACCATAAAGGACGGAATCGTCGTTTCACCAACCCCGAAGAATTAGAAAGAGAacgaaagaaagaagaaaagaaatctTGGCGG GCTCAAAATCGTGATCTACCTCCTAGTGAGAGCGAAGAAAGCGAAGAGGAAAACGAGGAAGGCTCCGGTGACGAGAGTGATACCTCAGAATCTGAGGAGGAGGGT GGCAAAGCTAAAGGTGTCGGAGGTTTGATAAATATCGAGAACCCGAACCGTGTACAGAAAAAAGTCAAGAAAGTAACCGCTATAACGGAAAACGATAATCCTCAGTTGTCTCGTCGCGAACGAGAAGAATTAGAAAGACAACGAGCAGCTCAACATTATCAAAAGCTCCATGCCGAAGGTAAAACCGAAGAAGCGCGTTCCGATCTGGCTAGATTAGCTATTATTAAACAGCAGAGAGAAGAAGCGGCTAAGAAACGAGAACAAGAGAAAAAAG aAAAAGAAATGGCCAAACAATCCAAAACTGCCCAAGTTCATAAAGCCATTGGAAAgcaataa
- the LOC135840745 gene encoding zinc finger protein ZFP2-like: MNHLQYSDITSQVGLHENHFNPQAESISSRLHFQTHNIVDKLGHAILPQVMNDTSRYHLNTTLQSFDSMMRHNSIYINAKAESSAGESFKEQARASLSDKKNSYISYNNQLLDTTTKLLHKNLSKQENEYLKFSTSIYSSIADKSVTSSNTSASLYKSKFMVDVGTMTDPLTPEEQERLCQWEGFAALQSGNKVAEYLTSLREFLKIAPPSEGRKRQGLGDVRIVTAPDGSRFFCCSECHMAYPDKFALEQHLANHKVERRFICIICGAGLKRKEHLDRHQLSHSDERPYTCDTCPKTFKRNEHLARHYIVHSGEKGQVCSECGKAFYRRDHLQKHAQGHIAKRLRLAVQSTTSSSKAIL; the protein is encoded by the exons ATGAATCATCTACAGTATTCCGATATCACGAGCCAGGTAGGCTTACATGAGAATCATTTTAATCCTCAAGCTGAATCGATTAGTTCTCGGTTGCACTTTCAAACACACAATATCGTCGATAAATTGGGTCATGCTATTTTACCTCAAGTTATGAACGATACCTCGAGATACCACTTGAATACAACGTTGCAGAGTTTCGATTCGATGATGAGACATAACAGTATCTACATTAATGCCAAAGCTGAATCGTCTGCAGGCGAGAGTTTCAAAGAACAAGCCAGAGCTAGCCTGAGCGACAAGAAGAATAGTTATATATCGTACAATAATCAATTACTCGACACTACGACGAAACTACTGCACAAGAATCTATCCAAACAAGAGAacgagtatttgaaattctctaCTAGTATTTATTCGTCGATTGCGGATAAATCTGTGACATCCAGTAATACCTCTGCCAGTTTGTATAAATCCAAGTTCATGGTCGATGTTGGAACTATGACTGATCCTTTGACTCCTGAAGAACAAGAGAGGTTGTGCCAATGGGAAGGTTTTGCTGCTCTGCAGTCTGGAAATAAAGTTGCTGAGTATTTGACCAGTTTGAGGGAGTTTCTTAAA ATTGCACCCCCCAGTGAAGGTAGAAAAAGACAAGGCCTAGGAGACGTACGAATCGTGACAGCTCCCGATGGCTCAAGATTCTTTTGCTGTTCCGAATGCCATATGGCCTACCCTGATAAATTCGCCCTAGAACAACATCTCGCCAATCACAAAGTCGAGAGACGATTCATTTGTATAATTTGCGGCGCAGGATTAAAACGTAAAGAACATCTGGACAGACACCAACTGAGTCACAGTGACGAACGTCCTTACACGTGTGACACGTGTccgaaaactttcaaaagaaacgAGCATCTTGCCAGACACTACATCGTGCATTCTGGCGAGAAAGGTCAAGTGTGTTCGGAATGTGGCAAAGCTTTTTATCGTAGAGATCATCTGCAGAAACACGCTCAGGGTCATATTGCCAAAAGATTACGATTAGCTGTTCAATCCACTACCTCGAGCTCGAAAGCTATTTTATAA
- the CycY gene encoding cyclin-Y, producing the protein MCITNLIELLVVSMGNKNSCCVYASPAVGRKPPAKFNDTQSSRDDFAGNLQHISEREPEDWDTDPSLHPKAKTIFLERSKLENGFSRKRSLNNITDVRSLKKSSSCSTIYLDDSTVSQPNLKNTLKCVSFAIYYHIKNRTSERYMDIFDEKLHPLTKDEVSDDYDNYNPEHRQIYKFVRTLFNAAQLTAECAIITLVYLERLLTYADVDITPGNWKRIVLGAILLASKVWDDQAVWNIDYCQILKDITVEDMNELERQFLEMLQFNINVPSSVYAKYYFDLRSLAEDNDLVFPAEPLSKERAQKLEAMSRIYEDKITLDALKKHQMKKWSSLDNVNHMVASRKSVAILS; encoded by the exons ATGTGTATTACaaatttaattgaattattGGTCGTATCAATGGGCAATAAAAACAGTTGCTGCGTGTACGCTAGTCCGGCCGTAGGACGTAAGCCTCCTGCCAAATTCAACGATACACAAAGCTCTAGAGACGATTTTGCTGGTAATTTACAACATATCAGTGAAAGAGAACCCGAAGATTGGGATACCGATCCTTCCCTACATCCTAAAGCTAAAACCATCTTCTTAGAAAGATCCAAACTCGAAA ATGGTTTTAGCAGAAAACGAAGTTTGAATAAT ATAACCGATGTGAGGTCGTTGAAAAAAAGCAGCTCGTGTAGTACTATTTATCTAGACGATAGTACGGTTTCTCAACCCAATTTAAAGAACACCTTGAAATGCGTATCTTTTGCTATTTATTACCACATTAAAAATCGTACTTCGGAACGGTACATGGACATATTCGACGAAAAACTACACCCTCTGACG AAAGATGAAGTATCCGATGATTACGATAATTATAATCCAGAACACCGTCAAATCTATAAATTCGTCAGAACACTGTTCAACGCTGCTCAATTGACCGCTGAATGTGCTATAATTACATTGGTTTATTTGGAAAG GTTATTGACCTACGCCGATGTTGATATTACGCCAGGCAATTGGAAACGAATTGTCTTAGGTGCCATTCTTCTAGCTTCCAAAGTTTGGGATGACCAAGCTGTCTGGAATATCGATTACTGCCAAATACTTAAGGATATTACTGTCGAAGATAT GAACGAATTAGAAAGACAGTTTTTAGAAATGTTGCAATTCAACATAAACGTACCGTCTAGCGTATACGCCAAATATTACTTCGATTTACGATCACTGGCCGAAGATAACGACCTAGTTTTCCCAGCCGAGCCGCTGAGTAAAGAACGCGCCCAAAAATTGGAAGCCATGTCTCGAATTTACGAAGACAAAATAACCCTAGACGCgttgaaaaaacaccaaatgAAAAAGTGGAGTAGTTTGGATAACGTTAATCACATGGTCGCTTCGAGAAAAAGCGTCGCTATATTGTCTTGA